Proteins encoded in a region of the Sulfurimonas marina genome:
- a CDS encoding acyl-CoA acyltransferase — MMGITIKQATADDAKFLAQMILKSSRAGKKTGLFDFLFEMKPEDEIIAKLEQLTQTESKSHCHYKNFLIAQIDGKCVGTLCSYEPRISNKETFIKALQEIGCCEDANKILEAFYDCSFDVRKSTLMFDFMEELDGFVDVGVLKALMQKSLLTARLKGYRRAQTIIEIGSLETEMFYKKLGFIFVEQKECEGYRETFGRNGIMLFEIEF, encoded by the coding sequence ATGATGGGTATAACGATAAAACAAGCTACAGCTGATGACGCAAAGTTCTTGGCGCAAATGATATTAAAAAGTTCTCGTGCAGGTAAAAAGACGGGTCTATTCGACTTCTTATTTGAGATGAAACCTGAAGATGAGATCATCGCTAAACTGGAACAACTGACACAAACCGAGTCAAAAAGTCATTGCCATTATAAAAATTTTCTAATTGCCCAGATAGATGGAAAATGTGTAGGAACACTCTGTAGCTATGAACCTAGAATATCCAACAAAGAAACATTTATAAAAGCCCTGCAGGAGATAGGGTGTTGTGAAGATGCAAACAAAATTTTAGAAGCTTTTTACGATTGTAGTTTTGATGTAAGAAAAAGCACGTTAATGTTTGATTTTATGGAGGAGTTAGACGGTTTTGTAGATGTAGGAGTCTTAAAAGCTCTTATGCAAAAGTCACTTCTAACTGCTCGCCTTAAAGGGTATAGAAGAGCACAAACTATCATAGAGATAGGTTCACTCGAAACTGAGATGTTTTACAAAAAACTTGGCTTTATCTTTGTAGAACAAAAAGAGTGTGAAGGGTATAGAGAAACATTCGGGCGTAACGGGATTATGCTTTTTGAGATAGAGTTTTAG